TGTTGTGTAATCACCTAAACTCAAGAAGTCCTAAAAAGAGAgtatttacccaaaaaaaaaatacttaaattttAAACAAAGGACAGCTCAAGCCCAAACCCGAACTCATCTCGTGAATAGTGATAACTTCAATTCACAAATAAGGCAACAAAGGTTTTAGGGTTTTACTTAGGGAAGAGTAACTCATAGTCGGAGAAAGAGGAGTAACAGCAGCAGCCATGGCGAGCACCAAAGTACAAAGGATTATGACCCAGCCCATCGTAAATATCTTCCTTCTTCCTCCACTTGTTCATATCATCTATTTCATAGTTAAACACtttttttgagctaaatttgagtttttatttatttattttgcagAATCTGATCTTCAGATTTCTTCAGAGTGTAAGTTTGCTGTTACTCCTCTTTGTTTAAGTTTAATTTGTTTTTCCTCAGTGGTTTAATTTCCAATTAAtgttttagttatataattaatGTGAAAATTGTTTTGCAGAAAGCTCGAATTCAGATATGGCTATTCGAGCAGAAGGATCTGAGGATTGAAGGACGTATTATTGTatgttttcttaaaatataatctttctcttgtatttttttttttttttttaaaaaaagattaatattttttgttttgtgaaTTTCCTCCTACCAATGTTTGTGCCACTTACTTTCTGGTTCATTCTGTTGGTTGCTGATTAATATCCTCTTAGCGCATTCAATAGATAAATTTGACATAGAATTTAGAGGCAATGCCTCCCCTTTTTGTTTGGGTATGGATTTACGGAATTGc
The Capsicum annuum cultivar UCD-10X-F1 chromosome 6, UCD10Xv1.1, whole genome shotgun sequence DNA segment above includes these coding regions:
- the LOC107875841 gene encoding small nuclear ribonucleoprotein E — protein: MASTKVQRIMTQPINLIFRFLQSKARIQIWLFEQKDLRIEGRIIGFDEYMNLVLDDADEVNVKKKSRKQLGRILLKGDNITLMMNTGK